Proteins from one Patagioenas fasciata isolate bPatFas1 chromosome 6, bPatFas1.hap1, whole genome shotgun sequence genomic window:
- the LOC136103827 gene encoding ral guanine nucleotide dissociation stimulator-like 1, whose translation MSRHFSEELEISGPEEFSLFQEELVAEQLTYMDATLFQNVVPHHCLGCIWSRRDKKENKQLAQSIRATISQFNAVTNCVLSTILESKELKTQQRAKILEKWIRIARQCRVLNNFSSLKAIVSALQSTSVYRLKKTWACVPKDTMLMFEELSEIFSDSDNFAMSRELLMKVGISLSCQLVISPKAELSPGVTQGTVPYLGTFLTDLVMLDTALQDYLEGGLINFEKRRREFEVITQIKLLQSSCNSYCMAADEKFVQWFRRQRHLSDEESFRLSREIEGAADKSTASGRAQKSVVKRPSKEVPPVLPLYNQQSGDSCIIRTSVEEDRSGNIYRSILLSNQEKAPAVIQRAMEKHNLQSGSAEDYELVQIISADKELAIPPKANVFYAMNTQANFDFVLRRKAAAQEEPALHGL comes from the exons atgTCAAGGCACTTCTCag aggaactggagatcagcggcccagaagaattctcattgttccaagaagagctggtggcagaacagctgacatacatggacgcg acactcttccagaacgttgtgccccaccactgcctgggctgcatctggtcccgaagggacaagaaagagaacaaacagctggcacagagcatcagagccaccatctcgcagttcaatgccgtcaccaactgcgtgctcagcaccatcctggagagcaaagaactaaagacacagcagcgagcgaagatcttggagaagtggatccgtatcgcacgt caatgtagggtcctgaacaacttttcgtctctgaaggccattgtttccgccttgcagtccacctcggtttatcgcctgaagaagacctgggcctgcgttccaaa ggacacaatgctgatgttcgaggagctttcagaaatcttctccgactctgacaactttgcgatgagcagggagctgctgatgaaggtgggaattagcttgagttgccagcttgtgatctcacccaaagccgagctcagccct ggagtcacacaaggcacggtaccttacctgggtaccttcctaacagaccttgtcatgctggacacagcccttcaggactatctcgag ggcggcctgatcaattttgagaagcggcgaagg gagtttgaagtaatcacacagattaagctgttgcagtcctcatgtaacagctattgcatggcagcagatgagaaattcgtgcagtggtttaggaggcagcggcatttaagtgatgaggagag tttccgtctgtcacgtgaaatcgaaggagcagctgacaagagcaccgcatcgggcagagctcagaagagcgtggtgaagaga ccatcaaaagaagtgccgccagtcctgcccctctacaaccagcagagcggagacagctgcatcatccgcaccagcgtagaagaggacagaagcggcaacatctacaggagcatcctg ctgagtaaccaagagaaggctcctgctgtcatccagcgagccatggagaagcacaacctgcagtctggctcggctgaggattacgagctggtccagatcatctccgcggacaaag agctggccatcccacccaaggcgaacgtgttctacgccatgaacacccaggccaacttcgacttcgtcctgagaagaaaagctgcagcacaggaggagcccgcacttcatggattgtaa